Sequence from the Lepidochelys kempii isolate rLepKem1 chromosome 7, rLepKem1.hap2, whole genome shotgun sequence genome:
CGGGAGGATCTTCATTCTGCCCTAGATAGGCAGTCTAGATATGTACTGGGTCAGCTGGGGACTGTCCCTTTGCCCTCTTGCCCAGTTGGGGTTCACAGTTCTAACCCAGAAAAGAGGAGAATTCTTGTCatgcaagagaaaaatgaaatgccAAGTCAAGTCAGCTAGCTTGGGGGAGCAGGAGAACCCTTAATATAAGGTCAGTACCTGTGAGCTTTCAACCCCTTAGTTCAAGCCCCCTGGACTCTAAGCCAATCAGGACAACCAAGGCTTCCCAGTTGTTACTGAAACCTCCCCTCTATCTCCTGCAAGGAACTGGCCAGGGGATAAAGATTTAGGTACTTTTCCCATTCAGTGCAGCCACCATTGCCATGTCCTGCCCCAGCAAGTTGTTGAATTCAAGGGTCTCCCTCTAGCTGGCAATAGCACCCAATCTTGGGCTCCCAACCCTCTCCTGCAGAACCGGTATGGCCAGCCATTGTGCAAGAGGCATGCAACCACCCCTTGTGTGTGAAGCTCATGCCAGGGAGCAGACACTCCTCACCCTTAAGAAAGTTTGGCCTTTGAGAACAGAAGGGAAGATTAGCTCTGTGCAAGAGACGCACAACACAacctggggggtggtgggggaggatgGATTGGCAGGACAGAAGAGGGAGAACCTGAAATTTAGTGATGGGTTCTTGATACTCCTCCAACCCTTTCTCTCTGGCATTCACAGCCTCTCCagttctcttcccccatccctctaAAGACTGCAGAGCAAAGAGCACTCAGGCTTTGGCTGGAAGGCCCAGGGAGCAGCCCCCTCCGAGGCAGATACTGATGCCTCTTCATAGGTCCAACAGCAGAAGTACTGGTAGCAATCAATTTCTTCCCCCCCAGCTTCATCACACCAGGCCTGTAATGCGCTGGAGAGCCAACAGCCTAGGGAGCAGGAGTCCCAGCAACTCCCAGCAGCACTCCTCCCACTAGTGTTAGTCCCCTTTTGTTTTGCCCCTCCCCTTAAAGTATGCCTCACAGAAGAAGTGACAGAAGAGCACCAGGTAGCTGAGATACATTATGGACGACCAGAAGAATTGTTCCCAGGAGGTTGAGCAGATGCCATCCTGCATCCAGGAGTATGCCATGATGCTCACTGCTGTGCCCATCACCATCTGCAGGATCTGGGTAACGGTGATCACCATGGCAAATGGGCGTGGCACCCTCAAGCCCGCTGCCCGCACTGTGTAGTAGGAGTACATGAAGGCGTGGACACCGTAATTCATGGTCATGAACCAGCCGCCACCGGCTACCATGTCCTTATAGGCATACCAGGTGTAGAGCAGCACTGTGACGTGGTGGTACCAGTGCAGGAAGATGAGCCGTTGCTTCCGGAGAATGATGAACACCGTGTCACCTTGGGAGACAGACATCACTGGTCAGATAAGGCAAAGCAGCTGATGTGTTTTCAGGGTGCAGCGAAGAGATAAATCCATCACCTCACTCAACCCAACCAGAAATTTTATTCAGCCCAGATTATTTCCATGCTCCAAGAGGACAGACAGCCCCTCCCCCGTCAAACATGCAATGCTGCACTGAGAGAAGTAACACCATACACCTCATGGTACTGACATTTacccaccccttctcccttcaGTCAAAAAGGTAGTGGCAGGGTCTGGATTTGAATCCTAACTGACAGTCCTGCGTCTTATCCTGAAGTCCTCCTTCCTGTGTAAGTGACCATGCTGGGGGGACTGAGCTAGACTGAGGTTACTTGGGAGGTCACAGGATAGTGCTACACTGTCTGCATTGAGCTGCAGTGGATTAGAACAAGGGAGACAACTTAGACTGGCTGAATCAGCCCCTCCTATGAAGGATGGAGCCCTTTAGAGAGTCTGCCTGTAACAAGGGAAGAGTTTATAACCACGTCAAATAAAGCAAAGGAGGTTTTACACTCACCCAATTCCGGTACTTTGCTTAGGACAAACATATATGCCCAGAACTTGCTGACAGGGCCATTATAGAAGCCTGGATCACACACAGATCGCTTAAATCCACTGGTGGAGAGGACAAATCCCATGTATCCCCATGTCCTCAGGGTACCGATGATACTGCAAGAGAGCCATATGAGCATCATAGGACATGATTAAATCACACAAGGAAGGCTGATTTCTCCCCCCACAGAAACTCTGTCAATTCCATCCCCTCCACAGGAGAAGTAGGAAGCCTAAGTAATCAGCCtcctgccctgctgggtgacAGATACTGCATTTACTCCAGTTACTGATCCTCCTTGTCTTGGGAAGCATAGATTTGAATACCCTGGCTCGCTAGCAGAACTACTTGGCCCTACTCAGACAGGGGCAGCCATCCATCCAGCCACAGGTCCCCAGGCAGCTCTGCCAACACATTTCACTCCTGagcctgcagcaccccctgcccaaGTCCTACTCCAAATTCTTCCAGGGCACCTCAACAGTGAACTACCACACGCTCCGATATTCCAGTCTCTTCTCACCAGCTCTGCTCATA
This genomic interval carries:
- the ELOVL3 gene encoding very long chain fatty acid elongase 3; the protein is MELLGANLSALRRPQEYDFERRFDELQAIQWMRENWRKSFSFALAYVLLIFGGQHVMKQRRGYDLRKPLVLWSLSLALFSIIGTLRTWGYMGFVLSTSGFKRSVCDPGFYNGPVSKFWAYMFVLSKVPELGDTVFIILRKQRLIFLHWYHHVTVLLYTWYAYKDMVAGGGWFMTMNYGVHAFMYSYYTVRAAGLRVPRPFAMVITVTQILQMVMGTAVSIMAYSWMQDGICSTSWEQFFWSSIMYLSYLVLFCHFFCEAYFKGRGKTKGD